The DNA region TAAGCCATTCAATACTTCGGTGTTGAATGTTATTTTATATTTTCTTTAAAACCCCGTCTGATTTAGAATTTTAACTCTAACAGGAGGAAGAATAATAATGTTTGAAAGGATAAGTGAAGATTTGGAAATGGTACGTATGCGGGACCCTGCTGCCCGGAGCACTCTGGAAATATTCTTCTGCTATCCGGGGTTACACGCCATCTGGTGGCACCGACTGGCCAGCTGGTTCTGGAACCACAAACTATTATTTTTAGGCCGATTCACATCAGCCATCAGCCGCCTGTTAACCGGCATTGAAATACACCCCGGTGCCACAATTGGTCGAAGGGTGTTTATAGATCATGGAATGGGGGTGGTTATTGGTGAAACCGCAGAAGTGGGGGATGATGTACTGATTTACCAGGGCGTGGTCCTGGGGGGTACCAGTCTGGAGAAGACAAAAAGACACCCCACCGTGGGTAGTGGTGTGGTCATAGGTTCGGGAGCTAAGATCATTGGTAACATTAAAATTGGGGACGCATCTAAGATTGGTGCTGGATCAGTAGTCCTAAAATCCGTACCCTCAGGTTCAACCTGCGTGGGTATACCTGGAAGGGTGGTTCAGGAACAGCGTAAATGCGCCATTGACCTAGATCACGGAGAATTACCGGATCCAGTGGCCGAAGTTATCACCCTGCTTTTAAAACGTCAGAATGAAATGGAAGCCCAGATCAAAGAACTGGGAATTACATCTCAAGTAATGAAAGCTAATGGTTTATTAAATCGGAAAACTGAGATGGAAGAAATTTTCTCAGAAGGAGCAGGGATATAAGAATATCACTAAATTTACATAGATTTATATTAAGAATCACCATTATCATAATACACACATTTAAGACATTACATTTTAAAGTAAAGATAGGTGCAATAAGATAAGGAATTTAAAACTCATAAATTGATTAGAATTGTCAAAAAAAGGATATATGAATGAAATATTTTATAAAATTAAGATTTTAGAATAAGGGGAATTAGTGATTAAAATGAGACCTCCGTGTGAAATAGTAGTGTGGTACGTTATCCCCACCATCAGATCCGAACTGGCCAAGGAACTCCTTAACCTAGGAATGAAACAGAAGGAGATTTCTGAGCTTTTAGATATAACCCAGCCGGCTGTTTCTCAATACATCAGTGATAAAAGAGGACACGGTATCAAATTTAACGATGAGACCCAGAAACTCATAAAAGACTTTGCCAAGGGCCTGGTGGAAGAAAAGTACAACCAAAGGGACATAATACCGCATGTTTGCGAAATATGTAGAAAAGTGAAAACTGATGAAATTCTCTGTCAGTTGCACAAAGAAAAGGGTAAAATGCCCACTGACTGTGATGCCTGCATGTCATCCCACCTAGCAGAATAACCGAGATATTTGAGGCGTCACTTTTAAATTTTTATGGGAATATTTTGCCTTTATAAAAATAGAAATAAGATTACTATTTTTTTCTCTTAAATACCTGTTTTTTTGTCTTTATATCCGATTTTTGTTATATACAAAGAAAATTGTTTTTTACGTTCGGTCCCGAGATTACGTTTATCATTATTAATATATTAAAGATTTTACCTACTATCATTATTAATACATGAAAGATTACCGTAAAAATTTAATTGTATTTCTTTTTACAGGGTTAATCCCCCACACTAACATTAAATTTCATGATTAATCACCAAGTCAAGTATTAAAAAATGTACATTTTCTTTGATTTTTAATGGTTTTTAATTCTTAATTCAAACGCTTATTATCAGACTAAGCAGGCCATAAATTAATTTATTGGCAAATATAGATCTTAAAATAGATTATTGTTTTATCAAGGAAATATATCTGTATTCTATTAGCTTAATGAGGATTTAAACTATTTTCAAATAATAATATTTAAATACTATTGGATATTATTCAAACATGATATGCATGATACTTCAGTTAGTATTATGAGTTGCACCAGATATGTAAATTTGAAAGTAACTAACTCCATTTTACTTATCTTAAACTCAAATGCATTATCATCCGAAATAACGGCATTAAAGCAGTTATTTCCATTTGAAACAAAAAAGGAGGTGACAAATGTGAAGTATGAAAAACATGGAGCAGTTCTTCTGACAATCATTTTAGCAGTGATACTTTGCAGTGCAGTTAGTGCTGCAGAGTCTAGTGATACTCCTGTAAATTCTTCTGCAGATATTTCTGGGATACAATCAGATACATCGGCAGGATTTGACGAGAATAACAGTGATTCATCAATGGTAGACCCTATAATATCTGGAACAGTAATTGAAAGTGGTTCCAATACAGGATTAGGTGGAGTTACCATCAGGGTATGGGATACCAGTGACAATCTTATGGCAGAAACAATAACTGGAGCTGACGGATCCTATCAGGTAAATTTCAACAATCCCGGAACAGTATTCAAGGTGGCGGCGATCAGGACCGGTTACTTATCTTATCTTAAAGAGATTACGGTAACTCCCAATGCAACCAACCCCGCTGATCCCAACCTTTACGGTACTGCCGACTTCCGAGTATATGCTTTACCAGCTTACAGTGGCAATGCTTCAAGTTATGTATTGAATGTAGGTGCAATTCCAGGAATTTTACTGGATGTTTACGCCGGAAAGTCGAACGCATGGGTTGATAGTAAGGTGATACCCTACAGTGAGGGTGTGGGAATACCACTGGAGATTCGACTGCTTAGCGGTGACCTGCTTGCAGGTTTATTGAATGTTAATTCCACAGGTGGTCAGGGAGTGGTGACTGGAGGGATACTTCCCCAGAATTTACCCGCCCTACTACAGTTACTGGGCCTTGATTTAGGGGCTTTAGTTGGAGTTGCCGATTCCAGTTATCCCCCTGCAGCCAGTGGAGGAAGCAGCGTAATATCCCTGGATTTGAGTCTGTTGAATCTAATCCAGCTCCTAAATCTGGGAGTGATCAATGCCAACAGCAGTATAACCCCCGATTTCATTACGGGGGCCTTAACCAGTTCATCCAGTGTTGGCAGCACAGCTAACATAGAAGTTCTGGGCGGATTACTGGAAATTGAAGCTTTTAATGTCCAGGCAACG from Methanobacterium formicicum includes:
- the cysE gene encoding serine O-acetyltransferase, producing the protein MFERISEDLEMVRMRDPAARSTLEIFFCYPGLHAIWWHRLASWFWNHKLLFLGRFTSAISRLLTGIEIHPGATIGRRVFIDHGMGVVIGETAEVGDDVLIYQGVVLGGTSLEKTKRHPTVGSGVVIGSGAKIIGNIKIGDASKIGAGSVVLKSVPSGSTCVGIPGRVVQEQRKCAIDLDHGELPDPVAEVITLLLKRQNEMEAQIKELGITSQVMKANGLLNRKTEMEEIFSEGAGI
- a CDS encoding transcriptional regulator → MRPPCEIVVWYVIPTIRSELAKELLNLGMKQKEISELLDITQPAVSQYISDKRGHGIKFNDETQKLIKDFAKGLVEEKYNQRDIIPHVCEICRKVKTDEILCQLHKEKGKMPTDCDACMSSHLAE